From Halalkalicoccus subterraneus, the proteins below share one genomic window:
- a CDS encoding M23 family metallopeptidase, giving the protein MTERARSLPQRVLERLAGVNMWLVVGAGFALGFTVNHFDGPWWLAFLCYLGGGLLPILLSTVSSDEDGFEYEITNRERAVYLFGVLRWAFTPWGIFTQILQLGGQGVAYVRYRGDLPSMERHTPETELRLPVGGEWKVVNGGVTPDTSHSWNIFSQRYAYDFLQTDDDGETHAGSRNKLEDYYAYGEPIVAPADGTVVDVSDRRRDYPGVGTALVEWRTWDIAGNHVTIEHADGEYSFLAHLQAGSIAVSEGQEVAAGDVIGRCGNSGHSSEPHLHYQLQDTPDFWTAAGLAPRFHGVDIERDDWKAAERAVYADREGGDGVYLWAGDRVRQRRAGPVGSKKKDAHSWG; this is encoded by the coding sequence ATGACCGAACGCGCTCGTTCCCTGCCCCAGCGTGTGCTCGAACGCCTCGCCGGCGTCAACATGTGGCTCGTCGTGGGTGCCGGCTTCGCGCTCGGGTTCACCGTGAACCACTTCGACGGGCCGTGGTGGCTGGCCTTCCTCTGTTATCTGGGCGGGGGACTACTCCCCATTTTGCTCTCGACCGTGTCGAGCGACGAGGACGGTTTCGAGTACGAGATAACGAACCGCGAGCGGGCGGTCTACCTCTTCGGGGTGCTCCGCTGGGCATTCACACCGTGGGGGATTTTCACACAGATACTCCAGCTCGGCGGACAGGGGGTCGCGTACGTTCGATACCGGGGCGATCTGCCGAGCATGGAGCGACACACCCCCGAGACGGAGTTGCGTCTCCCTGTTGGGGGCGAGTGGAAAGTGGTCAACGGGGGCGTCACGCCCGACACCTCCCACTCGTGGAACATCTTCTCCCAGCGCTACGCCTACGACTTCCTGCAAACCGACGACGACGGGGAGACCCACGCCGGGTCGAGAAACAAACTGGAGGACTACTACGCCTACGGCGAGCCGATCGTCGCGCCCGCCGACGGGACGGTCGTGGACGTGAGCGACCGCCGCCGGGACTACCCGGGCGTCGGGACGGCGCTCGTCGAGTGGCGCACCTGGGACATCGCGGGCAACCACGTCACTATCGAGCACGCCGACGGGGAGTACTCCTTCCTCGCACACCTCCAGGCCGGGAGCATAGCGGTCTCGGAGGGTCAGGAAGTCGCGGCGGGCGACGTCATCGGTCGGTGTGGCAACTCCGGACACTCCAGCGAACCGCACCTCCACTACCAGCTCCAGGATACGCCCGACTTCTGGACCGCCGCGGGCCTCGCGCCGCGCTTCCACGGCGTCGACATCGAGCGCGACGACTGGAAGGCAGCCGAGCGCGCGGTCTACGCCGACCGGGAGGGCGGAGACGGGGTGTACCTCTGGGCCGGTGATCGCGTCCGTCAGCGCCGGGCGGGTCCGGTAGGCTCGAAGAAGAAGGACGCTCACAGCTGGGGATAG
- a CDS encoding ribonuclease HI family protein, which produces MTDDPLPVEHLSPLATLVDEVLAGVGYEVAAATDIIDDAVPGYGGLFDPATTPAELRRALEDLRGLGLTRPPVSEPTSDTFVLYVDGSSRGNPGPAGAGAVIMDAAEDQLARLGRPVGSRTGNNTAEYVALQLGLSELLDRYEPRRLEVRIDSMTVIRDVWGGDDPTEPGVETYSKAITVALSNIPDHQYTHLADSDPNPADALATVGADIAAFGPG; this is translated from the coding sequence GTGACCGACGACCCACTGCCGGTCGAACACCTCTCGCCGCTCGCCACCCTCGTCGATGAGGTACTCGCGGGCGTCGGCTACGAGGTGGCGGCCGCCACCGATATCATCGACGACGCTGTCCCCGGCTACGGCGGTCTCTTCGATCCCGCGACCACCCCGGCCGAGTTGCGTCGCGCACTCGAAGATCTGCGAGGGCTAGGACTCACCCGGCCACCCGTCTCCGAGCCGACGAGCGACACGTTCGTTCTCTACGTCGACGGCAGTTCACGCGGTAACCCCGGTCCCGCCGGTGCGGGCGCCGTCATCATGGACGCTGCGGAAGACCAGCTCGCTCGTCTCGGCCGACCCGTCGGTTCCCGAACGGGGAACAACACTGCCGAGTACGTCGCCCTCCAACTCGGGCTCTCAGAACTGTTGGATCGCTATGAACCACGCAGACTAGAAGTACGTATTGATTCGATGACAGTTATCCGAGACGTCTGGGGAGGCGATGATCCGACGGAACCGGGCGTCGAGACGTACAGCAAAGCCATTACGGTGGCATTGTCGAATATTCCGGATCACCAGTACACGCATCTGGCCGACAGCGATCCAAACCCTGCCGACGCACTGGCGACAGTAGGGGCTGATATTGCAGCCTTCGGGCCTGGATAG
- a CDS encoding TVP38/TMEM64 family protein: MQVFSSRADRRRGLFVALLVVAVVGALSVVASQYAPILFDANALREWIAQFGVLAPFVFVLIQATQVVVAPIPGQVVALVAGYLFGPGLGTVYSLTGVLIGSAIAFSLAKRYGRSFVEDVLHEDVLTRFDGFVDRVGIAGLFVFVIIPGLPDDAICFLCGLTTWRLRTFLVVISIGRLPAYVLTVYAGGELASGQFLGALALIGIVVALSVIGYSKQDTIRELIQRVEPQLPFR; encoded by the coding sequence ATGCAAGTGTTTTCATCCAGAGCGGATCGACGGCGCGGACTCTTCGTTGCGCTTCTGGTTGTAGCCGTGGTTGGCGCCCTCTCCGTTGTCGCGAGCCAGTACGCGCCGATCCTGTTTGACGCCAACGCCCTTCGCGAGTGGATCGCCCAGTTCGGCGTCCTTGCTCCCTTCGTCTTCGTTCTCATCCAGGCGACCCAGGTCGTCGTTGCGCCGATCCCCGGACAGGTCGTCGCGCTCGTTGCGGGGTATCTCTTCGGCCCGGGTCTCGGCACCGTCTACAGCCTCACCGGCGTTCTGATCGGGAGTGCCATCGCGTTCAGTCTGGCGAAGCGTTACGGACGCTCGTTCGTCGAGGACGTCCTTCACGAGGACGTGCTGACCCGCTTCGACGGGTTCGTCGACCGGGTCGGTATCGCCGGCCTCTTCGTGTTCGTCATCATTCCCGGCCTCCCGGACGACGCGATCTGTTTTCTCTGTGGACTCACGACGTGGCGGCTCCGAACGTTTCTGGTAGTTATCAGCATCGGTCGGCTGCCGGCGTACGTACTCACCGTCTATGCCGGTGGAGAATTGGCAAGCGGGCAGTTTCTCGGAGCACTAGCGCTCATCGGGATCGTGGTCGCGCTCTCGGTGATCGGGTATTCCAAACAGGATACGATCCGGGAACTGATCCAGCGCGTAGAGCCCCAGCTCCCGTTTCGGTGA